The proteins below are encoded in one region of Pseudomonas putida S13.1.2:
- the fdxH gene encoding formate dehydrogenase subunit beta, whose protein sequence is MASQDIIARSATTTVPPSVRQQQEVAKLIDTTKCIGCKACQVACSEWNELRDEVGHNHGTYDNPQDLTAETWTLMRFTEHERDDGNLEWLIRKDGCMHCADPGCLKACPSPGAIIKHANGIVDFNQDHCIGCGYCITGCPFNIPRISQKDHKAYKCTLCSDRVSVGLEPACVKTCPTGAIVFGSKDEMKVHAAERIVDLKSRGYDNAGLYDPDGVGGTHVMYVLHHADTPRLYAGLPDQPVISPLVGLWKGFTKPLALLAMGAAVLAGFFHYVRVGPQRVEEDEHPAPPDDSVHQVDPAVHVYDPKQPGGQGEQRP, encoded by the coding sequence ATGGCCAGCCAAGACATCATTGCCCGCTCGGCCACCACCACCGTACCGCCCTCGGTACGCCAGCAGCAGGAAGTCGCCAAGCTGATCGACACCACCAAGTGCATCGGCTGCAAGGCGTGCCAGGTGGCGTGTTCGGAGTGGAACGAACTGCGTGACGAGGTCGGCCACAACCACGGCACCTACGACAACCCTCAGGACCTCACCGCCGAGACCTGGACCCTGATGCGCTTCACCGAGCACGAGCGCGACGATGGCAACCTGGAGTGGCTGATCCGCAAGGATGGATGCATGCACTGCGCCGACCCCGGTTGCCTGAAGGCCTGCCCGAGCCCGGGGGCGATCATCAAACACGCCAACGGCATCGTCGACTTCAACCAGGACCACTGCATCGGTTGCGGCTACTGCATCACCGGCTGCCCGTTCAACATCCCGCGCATCTCGCAGAAGGACCACAAGGCGTACAAGTGCACCCTGTGTTCCGACCGCGTGAGCGTGGGCCTGGAGCCGGCCTGCGTGAAAACCTGCCCGACCGGGGCGATCGTGTTCGGCAGCAAGGACGAAATGAAGGTGCACGCCGCCGAGCGCATCGTCGACCTCAAGTCGCGCGGCTACGACAACGCCGGGCTGTACGACCCGGACGGGGTCGGCGGTACGCATGTGATGTACGTGCTGCACCATGCCGACACGCCCAGATTGTATGCCGGCCTGCCGGACCAGCCGGTGATCAGCCCGCTGGTGGGGCTGTGGAAGGGCTTCACCAAGCCGCTGGCGCTGCTGGCCATGGGCGCGGCGGTGCTGGCCGGGTTCTTCCACTACGTGCGGGTTGGCCCGCAGCGGGTAGAGGAGGACGAGCACCCAGCGCCGCCCGATGACAGCGTGCACCAGGTGGACCCGGCGGTGCATGTCTACGATCCGAAGCAGCCCGGTGGGCAAGGGGAGCAGCGGCCATGA
- the fdnG gene encoding formate dehydrogenase-N subunit alpha encodes MDLNRRQFFKVAAVGLGGSSLAALGMAPTPAFAEQVRHFKLAHTKEARNTCPYCSVGCGLIMYSQGDAGKNVKQSIIHIEGDADHPVNRGTLCPKGAGLLDFIHSPSRLQYPEVRKPGSKEWVRVSWDEALDRVADLMKQDRDANFIEKNAQGQTVNRWLTTGFLAASAASSEAGYLTHKVVRATGMLGFDNQARVUHGPTVASLAPTYGRGAMTNHWSDIANANLVLVMGGNAAEAHPCGFKWVTEAKAHNKARLIVVDPRFTRTASVADYYAPIRTGTDIAFMGGLINYLLSTDKIQHEYVRNYTDVSFIVKESYGFEDGLFSGYDEAKRVYADKSGWGYELGEDGFAKVDPTLQHPRCVFQLMKQHYSRYTPELASMICGMPQDAMMKVWEEIATCSAPGKTMTILYALGWTQHSIGAQIIRSAAMVQLLLGNVGMPGGGVNALRGHSNIQGLTDLGLLSNSLPGYLTLAGDAEQDYATYIDKRASKPLRPGQLSYWQNYGKFHVSLMKAWYGANATAENNWGYDWLPKLDVPAYDVLRMFEMMSQGKVNGYVCQGFNPIAALPDKNRVTAALGKLKWLVIMDPLATETSEFWRNAGPFNDVDTASIQTEVIRLPTTCFAEEDGSLVNSSRWLQWHWKGADGPGETRTDVQIMSELFLRMRQRYQAEGGAYPDAMMNISWPYKIPEEPSPEELAKEMNGWAVTDVTDATGATLKAGQQLSGFGQLKDDGSTASGCWIFAGSWTEQGNQMARRDNSDPYGMHQVQNWAWAWPANRRILYNRASSDPQGKPWDPEKKRLVWWNGKAWTGTDVPDFKVDSPPEAGMNPFIMNPEGVARFFAIDKMAEGPFPEHYEPFETPIGINPLHPQNKKVVSNPAGRIFDSVWDTLGTHDEFPYAATTYRLTEHFHFWSKHCRLNAIAQPEQFVEIGEVLANEKGIKAGDRVRVSSKRGHIDAVAVVTKRIRPLQVNNQTVHQIGIPLHWGFTGATRHGYLTNTLVPFLGDGNTQTPESKSFLVKVEKL; translated from the coding sequence ATGGACCTCAACCGTCGGCAATTCTTCAAGGTCGCCGCCGTCGGCCTTGGAGGCTCGAGCCTGGCGGCGTTGGGCATGGCCCCGACGCCGGCATTCGCCGAGCAGGTGCGTCACTTCAAGCTGGCGCATACGAAAGAAGCTCGTAACACCTGCCCTTACTGCTCGGTCGGCTGTGGCCTGATCATGTACAGCCAGGGCGATGCGGGCAAGAACGTCAAACAGAGCATCATTCATATCGAAGGTGACGCCGACCACCCGGTCAACCGCGGCACACTCTGCCCGAAAGGCGCCGGCCTGCTGGACTTTATCCACAGCCCAAGCCGCCTGCAGTACCCCGAGGTACGCAAGCCGGGCAGCAAGGAGTGGGTGCGGGTGAGCTGGGACGAGGCGCTCGACCGCGTCGCCGACCTGATGAAGCAGGACCGCGACGCCAACTTCATCGAGAAGAACGCCCAGGGGCAAACCGTCAACCGCTGGCTTACCACCGGTTTTCTTGCTGCCTCCGCCGCCTCCAGCGAGGCTGGCTACCTGACCCACAAGGTCGTCCGCGCAACAGGCATGCTGGGGTTCGATAACCAGGCACGTGTCTGACACGGCCCGACGGTGGCAAGTCTTGCCCCGACGTACGGCCGTGGCGCCATGACCAACCACTGGTCCGATATCGCCAACGCGAATCTGGTCCTGGTGATGGGTGGCAACGCAGCAGAAGCGCATCCGTGCGGCTTCAAATGGGTGACCGAGGCCAAGGCACACAACAAGGCGCGGCTGATTGTGGTCGACCCACGGTTTACCCGTACCGCTTCGGTGGCGGACTACTACGCGCCGATCCGTACCGGTACCGACATCGCCTTCATGGGCGGGCTGATCAATTACCTGCTGAGTACTGACAAGATCCAGCACGAATACGTGCGCAACTACACCGACGTGTCGTTTATCGTCAAAGAGAGCTATGGCTTCGAGGACGGACTGTTCAGCGGCTACGACGAGGCCAAGCGCGTGTATGCCGACAAGTCCGGCTGGGGTTACGAGCTGGGTGAGGACGGTTTTGCCAAGGTCGACCCGACCCTGCAGCACCCACGTTGCGTGTTCCAGCTGATGAAGCAGCATTACAGCCGCTATACCCCGGAACTGGCCAGCATGATCTGTGGCATGCCGCAGGATGCCATGATGAAGGTCTGGGAAGAGATCGCCACGTGCTCGGCACCGGGCAAGACCATGACGATTCTCTACGCACTGGGCTGGACGCAACACTCCATCGGCGCGCAGATCATCCGCAGCGCGGCCATGGTCCAGCTGCTGCTGGGCAACGTCGGCATGCCAGGTGGCGGGGTCAACGCACTGCGCGGGCATTCCAACATCCAGGGCCTGACCGACCTCGGCCTGCTGTCCAACTCGCTGCCGGGTTACCTGACCCTGGCTGGCGATGCCGAGCAGGACTACGCCACCTACATCGACAAGCGCGCATCCAAGCCGCTGCGCCCGGGGCAACTGTCGTACTGGCAGAACTACGGCAAGTTCCACGTCAGCCTGATGAAGGCCTGGTACGGCGCCAACGCCACGGCAGAAAACAACTGGGGTTATGACTGGCTGCCCAAGCTCGACGTGCCTGCCTATGACGTGCTGCGCATGTTCGAGATGATGAGCCAGGGCAAGGTCAACGGCTACGTGTGCCAAGGCTTCAACCCGATCGCTGCGTTGCCGGACAAGAACCGCGTGACAGCGGCGTTGGGCAAGCTCAAGTGGCTGGTGATCATGGACCCGCTGGCTACCGAAACCTCGGAGTTCTGGCGCAACGCCGGGCCATTCAACGATGTCGACACGGCCAGCATCCAGACCGAAGTGATCCGCCTGCCCACCACCTGCTTCGCCGAGGAAGATGGCTCGCTGGTCAACAGCAGCCGCTGGCTGCAGTGGCACTGGAAGGGCGCCGACGGACCGGGCGAAACCCGCACCGACGTGCAAATCATGAGCGAGCTGTTCCTGCGCATGCGCCAACGCTACCAGGCCGAGGGCGGCGCCTACCCTGACGCGATGATGAACATCAGCTGGCCGTACAAGATTCCCGAAGAGCCATCCCCGGAGGAACTGGCCAAGGAGATGAACGGCTGGGCAGTCACCGACGTTACCGACGCTACCGGCGCCACGCTCAAAGCCGGCCAGCAGCTGTCGGGCTTCGGGCAGTTGAAGGACGATGGCAGCACCGCGTCCGGCTGCTGGATCTTCGCCGGCAGCTGGACCGAGCAGGGCAACCAGATGGCCCGTCGTGACAACAGCGACCCCTACGGCATGCATCAGGTGCAGAACTGGGCCTGGGCCTGGCCGGCCAACCGCCGCATCCTCTACAACCGTGCCTCCAGCGACCCGCAAGGCAAGCCGTGGGACCCGGAGAAAAAGCGCCTGGTATGGTGGAACGGCAAGGCCTGGACCGGCACCGACGTGCCGGACTTCAAGGTCGACTCGCCACCGGAAGCGGGGATGAACCCGTTCATCATGAACCCCGAAGGCGTGGCGCGCTTCTTCGCCATCGACAAGATGGCCGAAGGCCCGTTCCCGGAGCACTACGAGCCATTTGAAACGCCGATCGGCATCAACCCGTTGCACCCGCAGAACAAGAAGGTGGTCAGCAACCCGGCCGGGCGCATTTTCGACTCGGTGTGGGACACCCTCGGCACGCACGACGAGTTCCCGTATGCGGCAACCACGTACCGGCTGACCGAGCACTTCCACTTCTGGAGCAAACATTGCCGGCTCAACGCCATTGCCCAGCCCGAGCAGTTCGTCGAGATCGGCGAGGTGCTGGCCAATGAGAAAGGCATCAAGGCCGGTGACCGGGTGCGGGTGTCGAGCAAGCGCGGGCATATCGATGCGGTGGCGGTGGTGACCAAGCGGATTCGCCCGCTGCAGGTCAACAACCAGACCGTGCACCAGATCGGCATCCCGCTGCACTGGGGCTTCACCGGTGCCACCCGGCATGGCTACCTGACCAACACCCTGGTGCCATTCCTGGGTGACGGCAACACGCAGACGCCGGAGTCCAAGTCGTTCCTCGTCAAAGTGGAGAAACTCTGA
- a CDS encoding GlcG/HbpS family heme-binding protein, protein MNKNCSRVALLMVSLLLAAPSLADPPKTTPTSPITSEAARTMAANAERAARAHGYAIVISIVDSHGNLKHFHRMDGTSSGSIQVAQLKASTSARFPLSSSSLADRSAALPANPYASLPGFTLLGGGLPIIDGDGQHIGGIGISGATPELDAQFAQAALDGDA, encoded by the coding sequence ATGAACAAGAACTGCAGCCGCGTCGCACTCTTGATGGTCTCGCTATTACTGGCGGCCCCGTCGCTGGCTGATCCTCCGAAAACCACGCCTACGTCCCCCATCACTTCCGAAGCCGCTCGAACAATGGCCGCCAACGCCGAGCGCGCTGCCCGTGCCCACGGTTATGCCATCGTCATCAGCATCGTCGACAGCCATGGCAACCTGAAGCACTTCCACCGCATGGACGGCACCAGCAGCGGCAGCATCCAGGTCGCGCAACTCAAGGCCTCGACTTCGGCTCGCTTCCCGCTTTCCTCCAGCTCGCTGGCAGACCGTAGCGCCGCACTACCCGCCAATCCCTACGCATCCTTGCCAGGCTTCACCCTGTTGGGCGGCGGTTTGCCGATCATCGACGGCGACGGCCAGCATATCGGTGGCATCGGCATCAGCGGCGCTACGCCGGAACTGGACGCGCAATTCGCCCAGGCGGCGCTGGATGGCGATGCCTGA
- a CDS encoding single-stranded DNA-binding protein, with the protein MARGVNKVILVGTCGQDPEVRYLPNGNAVTNLSLATSEQWTDKQSGQKVERTEWHRVSLFGKVAEIAGEYLRKGSQCYIEGKLQTREWEKDGIKRYTTEIIVDINGTMQLLGGRPQGQQQGGDPYNQGGGNYNQGGQPQQYNQAPPRQQAQRPQQAPQRPAPQQPAPQPAADFDSFDDDIPF; encoded by the coding sequence ATGGCCCGTGGGGTTAACAAAGTCATTCTGGTCGGCACCTGTGGCCAGGATCCCGAAGTCCGCTACCTGCCCAACGGTAACGCCGTGACCAACTTGAGCCTGGCTACCAGCGAGCAGTGGACCGACAAGCAGTCGGGCCAGAAGGTCGAGCGTACCGAGTGGCACCGTGTGTCGCTGTTCGGCAAGGTTGCCGAAATCGCTGGCGAGTACCTGCGCAAGGGTTCGCAGTGCTACATCGAAGGCAAGCTGCAGACCCGCGAGTGGGAAAAAGACGGCATCAAGCGCTATACCACCGAGATCATCGTCGACATCAACGGCACCATGCAGCTGCTTGGCGGCCGTCCGCAGGGCCAGCAGCAAGGCGGCGACCCGTACAATCAGGGTGGCGGCAACTACAACCAGGGTGGCCAGCCACAACAGTACAACCAGGCACCGCCTCGCCAGCAGGCCCAGCGCCCGCAACAGGCCCCTCAGCGCCCAGCGCCCCAGCAGCCTGCGCCGCAGCCGGCCGCTGACTTCGACAGCTTCGATGACGATATTCCGTTCTGA
- a CDS encoding MFS transporter, which translates to MHDTHNERMSGGETRAAGGLALVFAFRMLGMFMVLPVLATYGMDLAGATPALIGLAIGAYGLTQAVLQIPFGMISDRIGRRPVIYLGLVIFALGSVLAAQADSIWGVIAGRILQGAGAISAAVMALLSDLTREQHRTKAMAMIGMSIGLSFAVAMVVGPLLTSAFGLSGLFLSTAGLALVGILLVAFVVPNTHSILQHRESGVARQAIGPTLRHPDLLRLDVGIFVLHAILMASFVALPLAFVERGGLPKEEHWWVYLTALFISFFAMVPFIIYGEKKRKMKRVLAGAVSVLLLTEIYFWEWADGLRGLVIGTVVFFTAFNLLEASLPSLVSKVSPAGGKGTAMGVYSTSQFLGAALGGILGGWLFQHGGLNMVFLGCAVLCAIWLVVALRMNEPPYVTSLRMPLTPEAVREAGLTERLMAVPGVTDAVVVEEEAAIYIKLDTKILDRTTLERLVNPASSACEA; encoded by the coding sequence ATGCACGACACCCACAACGAGCGCATGAGTGGCGGCGAAACCCGCGCCGCTGGCGGCCTTGCCCTGGTCTTTGCCTTTCGTATGCTGGGCATGTTCATGGTCTTGCCGGTACTGGCCACCTACGGCATGGACCTGGCCGGCGCCACGCCAGCGCTGATCGGCCTGGCCATTGGTGCCTATGGCCTGACCCAGGCGGTACTGCAGATCCCGTTCGGCATGATTTCCGACCGCATCGGCCGTCGGCCGGTGATTTACCTGGGGCTGGTGATCTTTGCCCTGGGCAGTGTGCTGGCGGCCCAGGCCGATTCCATCTGGGGGGTGATCGCCGGGCGTATCCTGCAGGGCGCCGGGGCGATTTCTGCCGCAGTCATGGCGCTGCTGTCCGACCTCACCCGCGAGCAGCACCGGACCAAGGCCATGGCCATGATCGGCATGAGCATCGGCCTGTCGTTCGCCGTCGCCATGGTCGTCGGCCCATTGCTGACAAGTGCCTTTGGTTTGTCAGGATTGTTCCTGTCCACAGCCGGTCTCGCCCTGGTCGGCATCCTGTTGGTCGCTTTTGTAGTGCCCAACACGCACAGCATTTTGCAGCACCGCGAGTCCGGTGTGGCACGCCAGGCCATCGGCCCGACCCTGCGCCACCCGGACCTTCTGCGCCTGGACGTGGGCATCTTCGTGCTGCACGCCATCCTCATGGCCAGCTTCGTCGCATTGCCACTGGCCTTCGTCGAGCGCGGGGGGCTGCCCAAGGAGGAGCACTGGTGGGTATACCTGACCGCGCTGTTCATCTCATTTTTTGCAATGGTCCCGTTCATCATCTACGGCGAAAAAAAGCGCAAGATGAAACGCGTGTTGGCCGGTGCGGTCAGTGTCCTGCTGCTGACAGAGATATACTTCTGGGAGTGGGCTGACGGTTTGCGCGGACTGGTGATTGGCACCGTGGTATTCTTTACCGCATTCAACCTGCTGGAGGCTTCGCTGCCTTCGCTGGTCAGCAAGGTGTCGCCTGCCGGTGGCAAGGGGACGGCGATGGGGGTTTATTCCACCAGCCAGTTCCTCGGCGCTGCCTTGGGAGGAATCCTCGGTGGCTGGTTGTTCCAGCACGGCGGGCTGAACATGGTGTTCCTCGGTTGCGCGGTTCTGTGTGCCATCTGGCTGGTCGTCGCGTTGCGCATGAACGAGCCGCCCTATGTGACCAGCCTGCGCATGCCGCTGACGCCAGAGGCAGTCCGGGAAGCCGGCCTGACCGAGCGCCTGATGGCCGTGCCGGGTGTGACCGACGCCGTTGTGGTGGAAGAAGAAGCCGCCATCTATATCAAACTGGATACGAAAATTTTGGACCGTACGACCCTCGAGCGCCTGGTGAATCCGGCCTCTTCGGCGTGCGAAGCCTAG